The sequence TTCAGTTATGAGATATAGCAGTGTTCCAATATTGACAATTAATCTGAATTCTATATACACGTAATCTTCTTATAAAGAAGTGTCATAGAATATTTCTTACATACAGTAGTTGAAAACCTCATGTACAGCCTAGCGTAAGTGAGCATTTAGAGTAATTTACTAAAATTCATGCCAAACGAGGCTCAATAATGTTTGACTAACAGAAATCCCAGTAGAACTCTAGGTCAGGCTGGGACCTCCGAGTATTGAAAATCTATGTACTTGTTGAAATGTGTATGCCGCTGCTGTATGTTGCGTCAGATGCTTGTTATAGCCAACTGGTGGCATAGTTAAGCTTCACTTTTTTGCATGTTCCAGTACTGCTACCAGGAATCAAAACAAATGTTTACCTATTTCGTATGCACCAAACAGTCATTAATGGAGCCGATGGAGAGCTTTGGTCAGAGTGTAGGATCGACTACTCCAATTGCACTTGAAGATGATGCCAATAGCAGTTTCACGGTATataatttggtgaatcaaataatTGAGTCTTTTTGTACCATATCATTTATATATATTTCTTCTTTTGGAAGGATGCAAAGCAGTTGGCTTCATGTGGTGGAGATAGTTACAGTACACCCAGGAAAACAAGTAGCATGCCGATCTGTGTAAGTATTGTTTCATTTTCAATATCGAAGTGCCAAATTTAATTTGCAAATGATAGTTCTAATGTAATTGTGCAGGGTTCAATATACGTGCCTGAGTGTGATGAAAGCTTGGAGCCGGCAATTGGCATGGTCTTTGATAAATGGGAGGCTGGTGAGATGTTCTACACACGGTATGCTCATGAGGTTGGGTTCTTAGTCCGCAGATTTACACAACATGAGGGGGATGGTGGTGTACCAGTGTGGAAACGTTTTGTTTGTGCAAGACAAGGATGGAGGGAGGAGAAATATATACTGAATGATCATGTGAAGAAGCCCAGGAGGAAAGTTAAGCTAACTAGGTGTGGCTGTGAGGCTATGATTAGCTTGAAGATAAGAGATGATGGCAAGTATGAGGTCGCCCGATTCGTCCGTGAACATACGCATCAGCTTGTCTCACCAAGTAAGAAACAATTCCTTAGATCAAACAGGGAAGTCACTAGTGAATTGAGGAGCACATTTTTCACATGTCGCAAAGCATTGATGGGCCCTTGCCAAACATATCGCTTCATGACTGCACAAAAGGGTGGACCAGAGAATATTGGTTGCAGTAAGCGTGATTTACAGAATTATTGTCGTGATATCAGTGAGATAATTAAAGATGCGGATGCACAAACAATTATTGATGCTATGCGAAGTAAACAAAGGATCAATCCAACTTTCTTCTTTGATTATGAACAAGATGATGAGAAGAAGTTAACACACATATTCTGGGCTGATGGTACCTGCAGAAAGAACTATGCACTATTTGGCGAGGTAATGTCTTTTGACTCCACTTATAGTACCAATCAGTACAACCTAGTTTTTGCCCCTTTCACTGGTGTGAACCATCACAAGGCATGTGTTACATTTGGTGCTGCATTTGTATGCCATGAGAAGGTTTGGTCGTACAAATGGTTGTTCAAGACCTTTCTGAAGTCAATGGGAGGTGTTGCACCTAAACTTATCATTACCGATGAGGATCAGAGCATGAAAGCTGCAATCAAAGAAGTCTTTCCTCAAACCATACATAGACTTTGCATGTGGCACATTCTCTATAAACTCCGTCAGAATGTTGGTCATGATTTATTCAATGATGAAGATTTCCGCAGGCAATTTAGTGCATGTGTTTGGGGTTCAGAGACTCCGGGAGAATTTGAGGAAAAATGGTCCACACTAATTTCACATTATGAATTAGAAAGCAACATATGGCTGGCTGGCAAGTTCGGAATTCGTCACTTGTGGATACATGCATACTTCAAAGGCGTATTTCTTGGTGGGTTATTGCGGACTACATCGAGATCTGAGAGTGAGAATGCTTTCTTTGGTCACTTTCTCAACCGGCGACTCTCTTTGCTTGAGTTTTGGATAAGATTTGAAAGTGCCATTGAAGAACAACGACAAAAGGAATTGGAGGATGACAATAGCACAATTCATACACTACCACTGCTAGAGACTACTTGGAGTATTGAGAGTCATGCTAGGCATGTCTATACTCATACTATCTTCCTACTATTTCAGGATGAGCTGATTGCCGCAAGGGATAGGCGTGATGTACTATCAATACAACAAGTTGGTGAGGTACAAATCACTTGTATTTCAGACTTAAGTGGCAAAGTTAGAGAGGTGCTCTACAACACCACAACCAAGGTTGCACATTGTTCTTGTAAATTGTTTGAATCTATTGATATACCCTGTTCCCACATCATCATTGTCCTCAAGAGAGAGAAATTCAAGGAGATCCCAAGTCATTGTATTCTTCATAGGTGGACAAAACTAGCTACAAAGACGGTAGTACTTGATTCAAATGGCAATACACTTGAAGGGACAACTAAATCTCTTCCACCCAACATTAACCGATTGTACTCCGAGACATGCACCAAATTCAATATGGGCATGATGGCTGCCAAGAATTGTGAGGAGAAGATGCAATTTGCATAAGGGTATTGCAAATGTTGTTGACCATGTTTTGCATATGGGAACAAGCAACGGACAGACAAAGATCCAGGAATTTGAGTCATTTATTGGTGTATCAATTCCAAGAGAGATAAATATCCACCCACCAGCTATAGCACACACTAAAGGAAGTGGCACAAAGATGAAGCAGGGTTCTCAGCCAGCAACAAGTGGAAAAAAGAAAAGGAGGTGAATATAACTCAACTGGTTGTGACTTGTGAACATGTCACGATCTCTTAGTGTAACAAATGATTTTTTTACATGATTTTATAGGTCAAGAAACAACAAAAATGGTCAGGAGAATTAGATGGCGCAACAGACATGCAGGTTATTTGGCATCACAGAAGTGTTTACAGTTTCACATATTTAATGGTGTacgatcttttgagtgatttttTTAGGTTGTTCTAATTCTTGATGTTTTCATGTAGGTTTGCATTTTTGCCCAGCATGGAGAATATGGACCCACCAAGCGCTCTGTAGTGAAGCCTGTTTGGTTTAATTATGTAAATTAGTGAACTAAATAGTACGCCTGTAAATATATGTATATTAATATCATGTTAATTCCTAGACCAAGATGGCAGCATATGATGCAACTTTATTTGTTTAAATGCTTATATTCTAGTGATCTTTTGATGCTATGAATGACTTTTGGCAATTTGCCATCCCACACCATTTGCTAGCTTGTACTATTGTTTTTGGAGATGAATATTTTGTCAAGATTCCCGCTAAATATTTTGATCGTCGGTATTTTAGATGTGAATACAGGAATGGGAAATGGGTTCCTGTTGATCACATGCCAATGTATTCATTATGAAAAAAATGATGGCGACCTGAAGGCTGAAAGATACCAATGTTTTAAGTTGTTGCTTGTTGTACTGATGAGAGCTTACTTTAAATGTACTGAATTTTAGCATGTATTGTGTTGTTGCTTATTGTTTCAGCTGGGCAACGTTTCATTTTTGTGTTGATTCATCACATCTAAAGTGACAGATGAAGGTCTAAATGATGTGGATTTAGTTTGATCAATTCACCCATCTTGGTTTGATTCAGATAAGATCAGCTGGGACGATACTGTTCGTCCTTGTTGGTAAAACTGATGCATAGATCTGTTGTGGTTTTACAAAAGACAGCCTGTTCTTGAGGGGGGCAGATGCAAATATACCAAGGGGGCATGTGTAAATAATAAGTGAGTTGATCCTGTCCCTTGCATGTAGATCCAAGGCACCACATAGTCCACTAGCATGGGATCATGTGATGGCCCGTATCACCTGATATTTTTCCGTTTTGTAGAAGACCCCTCACAAAGGACGATATGAGAGGTTGGGAGCTGCGGCAGCATGCAGCATGGCCTAATACGGTGATGGAGGAGTACGTGTCAGCTAGGGAGTCGTTTGACAATGGCTATATAGTGGATGGATGCCACACACAGACACATACAGGAGACAGGATCAACTCACTTATTAGCATGGCTATATAGTGGATGGATGCCACACACAGACATATGATGAAGGGGCGcggatagtctgggcctaataccaaacagacctcgcagccaaacctacaTCTAAGACTTGAGGTCCCAATCCGGACGCCTGCCAGGTATGGGCACCCATCAGTCCGGcatgctcctcaaccaggacgcctgccgagtatgaggccgccgcaaccacctgccaccaatccatcttcagagttgtactacTGCATCGACCTTGCCTGGTCTAGCTGCAGCCGaagccaccacgacgccagacagcaccgacctcctgcgcgtgtccatcaccacacatctgacgccaagcctccgttgccaagagccgccgccatgaatatgtagaaagaaacaccgctccaccgaagaagccatccgctggttcctcgagcccgagtgcatctccaagaatgccgcccccaaggggaTAACGACACATGAATGCCGCCTTCATCCCATCAACTgatttagggtttcccccggaggtattggGTGGGTTTGGGATTtgtacctcgatgatgccttcatgaaggaaacgatgataagggcatcgtcatcaccggctccaGCCAACGACCGAAGACCAAGTTTTCATTCGGATCCGTCCCAAGACATCCACCCAACAACCTGTGCActgtctcgaccgccttcaaagccccagatctagccgCCTAGATCTGGCGACCAACCGCAACAGCAGTGCCACCATAGGAACCCTGGCACACCGGCCACTGCCTGAATGCGCCATCACTAGAGCCTGGGAGGAGGACTCCGACCCCACCTCGCCAAACCGCGAGAGCCGCCGAGATCGATCCCGCACGCTCGTCACCGTCTCTGATATGAATCAGCAAAACCACGAGATCGGCGATGCAGATCCGCCTTGGATAGGGACAGCACCACGCCATGCCGTTGCGGGAAGCCTGAGCTTCACCCGCCGCCaccttccagggccgccgccccgggatccagccgccgccgacagccgagccgccggccaccGCGACCAAGGCCGCCATGCCCGCGAGCCCATCGAACGGCGGGCACCACCATATCTTCCTCGGAGCCGCAGCTCCGCCTCCCCCGCCCAGCACCACGCCGCCGCCTTGTGCCGTCGCCTAACGCGCCGCCGAGCCGCCGCGATGCAGATCGAGGGAGAGCGCCCCGATGCCATGGATGCCCCGCCTCACCTGATCTGGCACGGGAGGGAAGagagcctccgccgccgccatcagcCACCTGGGGCCTTGCCCGGTGACCTCCTCTAGCAGCGGCCGAGGGGAGGGGGAGGATGGACGTGCccggcagcggcggctagggttttcacCTGAGCCGCCCTAGCGGGAGGGCGACGCGGGCGTCGGTACAAGAATGCAGACTCCTTGTACAAAAGAATGATTTCCAGGATCTATGGCTTGTAAAGGTCTGTGCTGAAAATCAGTTAACCCCTGTCTGCAATGCAATTGAGAAACAGTATAACGGGACGAGCTAGGAGCCACCATAGCGATTTGGCGTTCTCCACCATCGGATCACAGTTATAAACGTTCAGGATTATTGGTCGATCATCCGACTTCCCCACATACGCTAATTAACGAGTACACCATTCTGATCCGCTTGAGTAACCGTCTCATGGGCCGCTGCTCCGCGGAACGAGTTCGGCTTCGTGTGGGTAATCGGGCCGTAGAGGTTGAAGGCCCATGAGGACCACTCGAATCTTTCTTCCCTTCGTCGGTTTGTCCAATCACCAGCTCTATCCCGAGTTTCTCCCCTTCTCAAcgctacgccgccgccgccgtcatgtGTCCCGGAGGCGAGATTATACTGCAGGTGTACTTCGACATCGGCGCCCTGTACTGTTCCTCCGCAGCCTCCATGGTGGGTCCCTTCTTTCCCCTTCGTTCCCTGCTGCGTTCCTTCATGGCGGCTGCGGTGGCTGCACGTGCCACCGGCGTCCATCCTTGGGCGTCCTCCACCGGCAGCCGCCTCCATGCCCTTGCAGCTGTAACATCAAGTCATATCCACGCCCTTTCCCATTCTGTACGACGCCTCCAGAACATGCAAATAATAAACTGTCTCTGGCTCCTAATTATCTGCTCATTTATGGGCATCCCGTTACcactatctactgttcatcctCATGGCAGTGGCAGAATTTTGCATGAAATTGTCCAAGTGaccgaagattttattctgtttgtgCAAGGTTGTGCCTATTTTGGACCATCTTGGAATTGATTTTCGAAATGAGCAAATGTTGTTGCTGTGGTCATCTGTACAGTTTTTTTCATGATCATGCTAATGGTAGATTTGTGCTACTATTAGAAATATTTGGTTGTTTTATTCTTTATTGGACTCTGATAGATGTGATCTCACGTGCAGACTGCTCTTCGTTTACACTTTTTGACTAAACCAAGGTTTGTTTCCTTTGCTATTTTTTTTTCAAGTTTCTAATATTACTCCTGAAAGTGTTATTGCTCACAAATTATTGCTGCAAGTGTTTTGTCACATTTTTTAGAGTCTATGCGCAAACTTAATTCCTGAAAGTAGATGTTCTTGTTGCTAGGCACAAATTACATTAACGTGGAGTACAAGCTTAGTTCCCATGTCTCACCATTCTTCTCCTTTTTAAAATTTAGGATTTAATTTGGTTAAGAAAGCTTGACTGAAGTGTTGTGTATTAAGTATTAACATGGCCTGATTTCGGACGTAAATCCTATTTTTGACAAGTAGTTCAGGATATTGCTGAAGATGAAGCCGTTTGCTCGATAATGAGGGTCATGTAGATGCCTGCATTACCTAGCAAGGTGATGTTGCTTTTTGTTTGGAGCTAAGAATGTCATTAAAGTGTACTTGCTGACGGACTCAGATCCAAATGTCTACATTCTGCCTAACAGAATGCAGCTTAATTGTCCAATCTGTGCTGCCgttgagattatgatttgtcatgGCCTTAACGTACCACTGAGATTCACCGTTACCAACCAGTGCTTATGATAGTTTGTCTATTTAACTATATAAAATGTTAAAGCTTAGAACTGCTATTCTCAGTTGATTGTACTCTTTGAGATTTTTTTTTCTAAATAGTTCAATTATTTATTGTCGAGGGCGGGCGCAGCAAAGCGCGCCTTCATGTTCTAGTGGACGTTATTACAAGACTGATCTTAATTCACTgaacacgtacgtacgtacgtgtggTTAACCCCTAAATTAACTAGGATATATGGTTTGTAGAAGGGGCCACGTGAATGACACAAGATTAACATGTATGTACATGTGGCCAAAACTAGTACtctctccatttctaaatatatgtctttttaaagattttaatatggaccatatatgaagcaaaatgagtgaatctacacattaaAATAAGtctatacatccatatgtagtctgtattgaaatctctacaaagatttatatttaggaatggagagagtagtaCCATCTCTATGTGAATGACTAAATTTCTTTGTAATACGTCAAACTTTGTTGCGTACATTGGTTGAAAACCTGTGGTCAGAATTTGTCAAAAATGGAACGAGGTGCTTTTGGTTTGCAGGATGCATTATGCATACGCATTATACTGCTCCGGCCTCTACTACACCTTCACGTGACCTCCTAGAAAAATTGGTGTTGCATTGCTCTTTGACAACGTGACCTAGCTAGCGATTGGCGTTGCACCAgagaggaaactggaggagcacaGCTAGCACAGCAGAGAGTAAACACAGTCCTTTCGTGCACATTTGCACTATTTTTGTAAGAATCGCCCACTAGCCAGGAACGCCTCCAGGAAACTAATTCCAGCCCGCTAGGTTGtttgagctagctagctagctagcaacactagtagaaaaacacctattagtccggttcgtaaggacctttagtcccggttcatgaaccaggactaatgggtcgttactaatacctccacccattagtcccggttcaaacacgaaccgggatcaatgtgccttcacgtggccctgtgcgccgagcccagtcagggggcctttggtcccggttggtggctccaaccgggaccaaaaggcatccacgcgtctgcattccagtggctggggtttttgttttttttttgaaaggaagggggttgggggttttgggggggttaatttaggtgtttcatatattgtgttagctagctaattaatagagagaagtgtcctctcttatgtccgtgcttggtcgacgctacgtactatatatacataagtgatcgagagaaccattcagtacagaagttcgtcatgcataccgagagaagtgatcgatcgacctttccttctccgagagattggtcgaacaacaagttttcgtatcatgtatccgacgctactggctacatacatgtacaatatgtataagatctcttaattacaaacccctagcatttgaaatcaatttccacatggtattctccggctttactgatgacgtgttcaagaaagaatctcgccaattcctcttgaattgctttcatgtgatctggttctaggagttcatcccgcatctgccacgtctaatttgaagaagggggttaattaatacatatatatgaatgaaactcaacagaaatgatggtgtaataaaatgaaattgtgaatattattgcttaggcacttcatattgtcttctagagtagctccgcttgtttttcaaagtcgcggtgtggatgaactcgcacacgtagtatccacagaaatcattcccttcctcctgccacaagcactttacgagaaatagaggtcaatcaaactgataatgaagcattataaatggcattgatgaaagtatagctatagaatcaacgggagatgcgcgcaactagctagccagtagtacttactttcgggtatgtatatcgcaactccttcggcagtcccggagcttttgcggtgaactgtttccaaaccctgcaagacaaagaaaataattattattacttgagatatcaggaaatgaacaaaaagttgccgatatggtgcgataatgatcaattgaacttacttgctgagcatttcagtgatgtccgcataggtttcgggatctttccgtctcgagtctaagacggttactagtccacgctcaagcttaatctccagaagaatatagtggtacatgcgcacgcatgcataactcatcaattacattactataacctcgcttgagtaataagggaaaccgaatatgcacacgacagtaacactcacgggacGTTGtgaggaaagagtatggtatctttgttttgatttttgatcaacgattgtagcaagttgtcctcggcctctttgacgttcttttcaaccagaaatacatctatgatatttgtgttaatggacccaatatcataaatttcttgttttttgcactcgacgatcttcaatctgcataatatattgaggataattaattataaatacatgcaatgaaagagccgagctatatatagagacttaatgacagaaatagtacttacaggcagtagcaaaagaccattaatttatcgagggccttttgattgaagaactcgaagaactcctcaaatagaACACATAATAGATCATttgaaacgaggtcgtgctcctctttaatgttcagatacaaactgttcgtcccctcagactctctgcaggttttcatgtaccaactatggaatcttcgcatcattgttgtcagagatttttcatctttgacgagaggcttcctgtactcgtatctgtgttcgtccacctccatgaaatcaggaagtgcatcgtcaggcaggtaatcttcaagattgccataaccgggcaccgtccccggagcattagacacattgagcggggggcacgattgctgtgcttgttcgccgagctgggcaattttttcccctttgctcgttcttttaaccttttatcactgacagtagttcccaaccgcttggcttggagatatgtcttttcagtaatgcgctcatagttggttctcggcggagactttggtggtttcctcagggcatcgatagtgcgctttgctttcaccggatctaccttctcctccggaggtggatgtctctttgctttcaccccttcaaagaactccttcacgtgggtccgcacaatcgtattgttttcctcctcggacctctcgtacggtaacttctctagaggcttgagagatgatggaccgtatttgtattgcctcccgcctctggttgtgctgctagacgccggagcagacggagcggctgcggcgtttgtcttctttcgtgcttgcttacgaggcgaaggagaaggagtacgacgcgccggagcagccggggcggcggcgggtctcttccgcccttgctggcgaggcggagaaggaggaggctgctggctgctcgggagcgccgacacaggaggagaaggaggcggagtgccgccacgcgccggagaaggaggcggagtgccgccacgcgtgccctgatcgtcactcgccggagaaggaggtggtggaggaggcggagtgccctgactcgccggaggaggaggaggaggcggaggcgtccagttcggaaggttgatgagctccttctgccataggcatggagtcttcagagcagaacccagcctagtctccccctcaccggtagggtgctcaagcgggaggtcctcaaatccctctgttattttatccaccatcaccttagcatatccttctggaatcggctggcagtgataagttgtgccgggtccactaggataaacttggccaacagccgccttgaccttcaaattcattcatcgcgccataatgtggcaactttgagactccgtgataccatccacgggatagctggaaggagccatcaagacatgctccggctgaagcagctcggtggaagccacgctgcttctccgctgagatggcggggtagcttcgggggaagcttcggcaggtcgtttgttgcgatctgctgcttctcgttcctcttctcgatcctctagccccattacccttccaagcagcgcctgcagttggtcctgctccagtttcttcctcctctcgtgggttttgtaaccccctgcgtccggaaaaccaaccttccacggaatggagcctagcgtgcctcgtgtccatccagggtgctcaggattcccaagggccattgtgagctcgtccttctccctgtttggaaggaacgtccctcgttGCGCTGCAAcaatatagtgtcgaaggttcttgactggtatttccagttgctcgttcgtccactggcacttccctgttacagggtccaaggttccgccagccccgaagaaccaagttcggcaacggtctggccagtacattgtctctggttcgatccctttttcaagcagatcatgctcagccttggaccacttaggtcgggctttgaggtagccacctgaccccgtgtgatggtgaagcttcttcttcgcagcattttcctTGTTtctcgccgacatcttcttactcttttccgatgtcttgtgggccacaaatgcgggccagtgatctttgatcttctcatatttgctgatgaattctggtgtcttttttttcgacaaactggttcagctctttcctccacctcctcattagggttgccatcttcttaagagcacaagacttgattaattgctctttaactggattctccggatcctcctctgacggtagggtgaaatttgccttcagctcagtccaaagatcttctttctgcatatcattgacataagacaccttagggtcttcctccttatgcttataccattgctggatgctgattgggatcttgtccctaacaagaaccccgcactgagcagaaaatgccttccttgtccggatgggttcaatcggttcgccgtcgggcgcgatttctatgatctcaaacttttcatccgagctcaactttttcttcaggcctcgtctccttaccaaagttgtgctcgattcTGAGGGCTAGAGATTATAAGGAaaaaagacgagagtaattaatatgtgtacatataccaaaacaatggaagcatcaattaactagtcagcacgggcttaactaatatatatatacctggccggacttggttcggtcaccggagcagtcggcacggtctccttcttgtacctccattgtgtcaccggagccatcatgaacatagtcctcttcttgtaccggcattaatgggccgaagccatcatgaacatagccctcttcttcacccagtccttccagctgaccatcggtgtcgaggagaaatgacgcaacatcatcacttccatttgcgattatgtcccccaacatcgcttctgtttcttcgtctcgggagtgctccatagtttctgcaaatatttacaacttgtcaattattattcaaacatggtacagatggatatatatatatatatatatatatatatatatatatatatatatatatatatatatatatatatatatatatatatatatatattagtggcaaacgtagaactagctagctaatcacaataaggaatcatgttagtggcctcgacgctgcttctctagggtttggggtcgcctcgacacaacgcttaaagggtttggggtggcctcgacgacaatgctcttttaacttggtaaatttgggtggcctcgagagagttaatttgtcgggtaggggcgcggcgggagggggtaggagaccaacatcgttttctctctagggtttgggtgtcctcgagagttttggtcgagcgagagagCCGAGGGccgggggtgctgccgttgtataagttatcacggtcgagagggggtatatatatcgaccgcccctcatgtcgaagttatctagagggggttatatcgacaacgacgcgacatacatatacatgggaaaataatgttatcggggagggggtatcggtaccaccccctcatgttgaagtttcttctttctcctctattcctttctttcttcttctactcttctttttcttcttctccctcgagaaaggaaaataattaaggaaagggaagaaaagaggaagaaggaagaaggaagaagaagaagaaaaaaaagaaaaaaagaggagaagaagaaaggaatagaggagaagaagaaaaaatagaatttttttcttctattttttcttcttctcctctattcctttattcttctcctcttctttttcttcttttttcctcttcttatttatttctcctcttcttcctctcttctttttctcctttcttcctcttcttattttcctttttcctctcattctttttcttcttcttcttccttcttccttcttccttccttcttcctcttttcttccttttccttattttactttctcctctacactaacctaaaatgcactaacctaaaatcgatatctactaacaacctaaatataaaattaatacatatatgaaaaaacatatataaacaaaaaaatgctatgaacattatattcatacatacatatatagccacatcaattcatcatatatatagctaccacatacatatatacattatatatatgaaaaaaatgcaatgaacaaaaaaaatacacttatgaaaaaaaaatactatgaacatgtacacatatacacataaaaacacatatacacaaaaaatgcaaaaaaatacatatatacttgcacatatgtataaatttttgcatatataaatttttgcatatataaacttctgcatatataaaaaaa comes from Triticum aestivum cultivar Chinese Spring chromosome 5B, IWGSC CS RefSeq v2.1, whole genome shotgun sequence and encodes:
- the LOC123117875 gene encoding protein FAR1-RELATED SEQUENCE 5 isoform X2; amino-acid sequence: MGAETNLSSPQLEPTKLRETETLPSDDQNWMSALRESVSFGRFLSEPLEWHTTGHVSPATMAHVQSPPTAELDLPVHIAAVGPQFVSSCGDAYIGSSGPAQSCNPCFPAARSSVSATHIGGADLYMSLMEPMESFGQSVGSTTPIALEDDANSSFTLASCGGDSYSTPRKTSSMPICGSIYVPECDESLEPAIGMVFDKWEAGEMFYTRYAHEVGFLVRRFTQHEGDGGVPVWKRFVCARQGWREEKYILNDHVKKPRRKVKLTRCGCEAMISLKIRDDGKYEVARFVREHTHQLVSPSKKQFLRSNREVTSELRSTFFTCRKALMGPCQTYRFMTAQKGGPENIGCSKRDLQNYCRDISEIIKDADAQTIIDAMRSKQRINPTFFFDYEQDDEKKLTHIFWADGTCRKNYALFGEVMSFDSTYSTNQYNLVFAPFTGVNHHKACVTFGAAFVCHEKVWSYKWLFKTFLKSMGGVAPKLIITDEDQSMKAAIKEVFPQTIHRLCMWHILYKLRQNVGHDLFNDEDFRRQFSACVWGSETPGEFEEKWSTLISHYELESNIWLAGKFGIRHLWIHAYFKGVFLGGLLRTTSRSESENAFFGHFLNRRLSLLEFWIRFESAIEEQRQKELEDDNSTIHTLPLLETTWSIESHARHVYTHTIFLLFQDELIAARDRRDVLSIQQVGEVQITCISDLSGKVREVLYNTTTKVAHCSCKLFESIDIPCSHIIIVLKREKFKEIPSHCILHRWTKLATKTVVLDSNGNTLEGTTKSLPPNINRLYSETCTKFNMGMMAAKNCEEKMQFA
- the LOC123117875 gene encoding protein FAR1-RELATED SEQUENCE 5 isoform X1 — translated: MGAETNLSSPQLEPTKLRETETLPSDDQNWMSALRESVSFGRFLSEPLEWHTTGHVSPATMAHVQSPPTAELDLPVHIAAVGPQFVSSCGDAYIGSSGPAQSCNPCFPAARSSVSATHIGGADLYMSLMEPMESFGQSVGSTTPIALEDDANSSFTDAKQLASCGGDSYSTPRKTSSMPICGSIYVPECDESLEPAIGMVFDKWEAGEMFYTRYAHEVGFLVRRFTQHEGDGGVPVWKRFVCARQGWREEKYILNDHVKKPRRKVKLTRCGCEAMISLKIRDDGKYEVARFVREHTHQLVSPSKKQFLRSNREVTSELRSTFFTCRKALMGPCQTYRFMTAQKGGPENIGCSKRDLQNYCRDISEIIKDADAQTIIDAMRSKQRINPTFFFDYEQDDEKKLTHIFWADGTCRKNYALFGEVMSFDSTYSTNQYNLVFAPFTGVNHHKACVTFGAAFVCHEKVWSYKWLFKTFLKSMGGVAPKLIITDEDQSMKAAIKEVFPQTIHRLCMWHILYKLRQNVGHDLFNDEDFRRQFSACVWGSETPGEFEEKWSTLISHYELESNIWLAGKFGIRHLWIHAYFKGVFLGGLLRTTSRSESENAFFGHFLNRRLSLLEFWIRFESAIEEQRQKELEDDNSTIHTLPLLETTWSIESHARHVYTHTIFLLFQDELIAARDRRDVLSIQQVGEVQITCISDLSGKVREVLYNTTTKVAHCSCKLFESIDIPCSHIIIVLKREKFKEIPSHCILHRWTKLATKTVVLDSNGNTLEGTTKSLPPNINRLYSETCTKFNMGMMAAKNCEEKMQFA